From the Musa acuminata AAA Group cultivar baxijiao chromosome BXJ3-7, Cavendish_Baxijiao_AAA, whole genome shotgun sequence genome, one window contains:
- the LOC135642983 gene encoding protein RGF1 INDUCIBLE TRANSCRIPTION FACTOR 1-like isoform X2: MMMRRVAASLVPPWLEPLLSAHFFTACPLHRDAPRSECNMFCIDCGPASSSFCFYCRSDSHAGHRVIQIRRSSYHDVVRVAEIQKMLDISGVQTYVINSAPVLFLNERPQPRGGGRGGGASAASSSTSTPYTCEICSRSLLDPFRFCSLGCKEIVRPTQILYFQSCSSSTRSQRKYTLQQQQHCLYLFTSMVGTRSQTLVVTLTQTRLRKARYLLRSSEKAVEGDKKYK; this comes from the exons ATGATGATGAGGCGGGTGGCGGCATCGCTGGTGCCGCCGTGGCTGGAGCCCCTCCTCTCCGCCCACTTCTTTACTGCTTGCCCCCTCCACCGGGACGCTCCCCGCAGCGAGTGCAACATGTTCTGCATCGATTGCGGCCCCGCCTCGTCTTCTTTCTGCTTCTACTGCCGCTCCGACAGCCACGCCGGCCACCGCGTCATCCAG ATACGGCGGTCGTCGTACCACGACGTGGTGCGGGTGGCGGAGATCCAGAAGATGCTCGACATCAGCGGCGTCCAGACCTACGTCATTAACAGCGCGCCCGTGCTCTTCCTCAACGAGAGGCCGCAGCCGCGCGGGGGCGGACGCGGAGGCGGCGCCTCCGCTGCTTCCTCATCCACCTCAACCCCTTACACCTGCGAGATCTGCTCCCGCTCGCTCCTCGATCCCTTCCGCTTCTGCTCCCTCGGCTGCAAG GAAATAGTACGACCGACACAAATTCTTTACTTCCAAAGCTGCTCGTCGTCAACCAGAAGCCAAAGGAAGTATACGCTGCAGCAGCAACAGCACTGTCTTTACCTTTTCACCTCCATGGTCGGGACTCGTTCGCAGACACTTGTGGTAACCTTAACCCAAACACGGTTGAGGAAAGCTCGGTATCTTCTTCGTTCATCGGAAAAGGCAGTCGAGGGAGATAAGAAATACAAGTAG
- the LOC135642983 gene encoding protein RGF1 INDUCIBLE TRANSCRIPTION FACTOR 1-like isoform X1, with product MMMRRVAASLVPPWLEPLLSAHFFTACPLHRDAPRSECNMFCIDCGPASSSFCFYCRSDSHAGHRVIQIRRSSYHDVVRVAEIQKMLDISGVQTYVINSAPVLFLNERPQPRGGGRGGGASAASSSTSTPYTCEICSRSLLDPFRFCSLGCKLAGVKRNSDATFVLNPGDVEPSDGGGGIRDSSSTAAEESKSGRRGRSSGGSREGTRHEARGPAPPPPAPNSRRRKGIPRRAPFAS from the exons ATGATGATGAGGCGGGTGGCGGCATCGCTGGTGCCGCCGTGGCTGGAGCCCCTCCTCTCCGCCCACTTCTTTACTGCTTGCCCCCTCCACCGGGACGCTCCCCGCAGCGAGTGCAACATGTTCTGCATCGATTGCGGCCCCGCCTCGTCTTCTTTCTGCTTCTACTGCCGCTCCGACAGCCACGCCGGCCACCGCGTCATCCAG ATACGGCGGTCGTCGTACCACGACGTGGTGCGGGTGGCGGAGATCCAGAAGATGCTCGACATCAGCGGCGTCCAGACCTACGTCATTAACAGCGCGCCCGTGCTCTTCCTCAACGAGAGGCCGCAGCCGCGCGGGGGCGGACGCGGAGGCGGCGCCTCCGCTGCTTCCTCATCCACCTCAACCCCTTACACCTGCGAGATCTGCTCCCGCTCGCTCCTCGATCCCTTCCGCTTCTGCTCCCTCGGCTGCAAG TTGGCGGGGGTAAAGCGGAACAGCGACGCGACCTTCGTCCTGAACCCCGGCGACGTGGAGCCGAGCGACGGCGGCGGGGGCATAAGGGATTCATCGTCGACGGCGGCGGAGGAGAGCAAGTCCGGACGAAGGGGAAGGTCGAGCGGGGGATCGCGCGAGGGAACGAGGCACGAAGCCCGAGGCCCGGCGCCTCCTCCTCCCGCTCCCAACTCGAGGAGGCGGAAGGGGATCCCCCGCCGCGCCCCCTTCGCCTCCTGA